The DNA region AAGAAGAGTTCGAGGAGCTCTCTCGGCGAATAAACACAGCACAGACACACAAACcacacaaccacacacaGATGTTGACAAGATTCTTTCAGATCGCATCCGAACTTGGGCAAGGGCAAAGGCCCATGGCCCTTCTCCTCTTACCGGGACACCCCCGAGGACCCATGCTGCCGAAGCTGGGAACGAACGACGAGAAGGACGCCGAGATCGCCCAGCAGAAGACACCTCAAGGAATGCCTTCACAGGCTTCTGGCTAACCATACGAGCTATCCTGTTCTCGAGCATCGTCAATGTACTACTCATCTTTGTCCCAGTTGGGTTTGCTGTCCGTATGTCGTCGCTGCCGCTGTTGGTTCCTTTAAAGTTGGTGATTCTGACACAGCAATAGGTTTTGCGCATTTGCCTGCAGGCGTGGTTTTCGGTGTCAACGCTATTGCAATTATTCCACTCGCCAGTTTGCTCAGCCATGCGACGGAGAGTGTAGCCAGCCGAATGGGCGATACCGTGGGGGCTTTGATGAATGTCACCTTTGGCAATGCTGTCGAGCTGATCATCTTCATGTTCGTCTTGGCCGTGTCTCACCTTGTCTTCGTGTGCTAACATCCCCGCAGTATCGCCCTCTGCAAGGATCAGATTCGAATCGTTCAAGCATCGCTTGTGGGCTCGATATTGGCTAACGTCCTGCTGATCCTCGGCATgtgcttcctcctcggcggtctGCGGTTCCGGGAGCAAATCTACAACTCGACCGTCACGCAAACCAGTGCCTCTCTCTTGGCCTTGAGTGTGATGAGTCTGCTCATACCGACAGTTTTCCATGCCTCTTTCAGCAAGATCCTCACGGCAGACGACAAGGTCCTCAAGATCAGCAGGGGCACATCGGTGATCTTGCTGCTTGTTTATCTTCTCTACCTGGTGTTTCAGCTGAAGTCACATTCGTACCTGTATGAGTCGACACCGCAGCATATCATTGAGATGGAGACCAGGCCTGGACCGGCAGCGCACTATTTTCACTCGTCGAGCTCGCTGGATGAAATGGACAGCGACCACAATACTTCGAGCGACGAAAATAGGGAAGACGAGGGGACCGGGCGTGGAAGACAACTAGAGGCACTTCAACTTCATGGCACGGGATCGGCAGAAGACACCCACCCTGACGCTGTTACTGACGGGCACGAGTCGGGTCAAGGAGCTCCTACCCACTCCCACAAGAAGTCAAAGAAGTCGAAACATCACCACAAGCGACACCATTCCAAAAGACATTGTGACTCTGGCGAGCAGACACAGCCATCGATCCGCCGAGTGGCCTTTGAAGAGGGCCCCTCGCTGGAAGCACAACCTGTCCCAACCTCGCCACGACCTTTGTCGTTGAGCTTTCGCCAATTACCTCTCTTCACACCCCGTCAATCAGGACTgagcatcaacaaccctTCCAATCTCCCACCTGCTTGCCCACGCCGTGCCCGTTCGCTCCCTCTGAACCGTGGCcctcccacttcttcctcTATATTTGATCCCAGCTTCAGGTTTTCCACTGCCAATGCTGATCCCCCACCGTCAACTACCTCTGCCCCTACGACTTCTCCTGACGATGGTcggtccaccacctcctccaaacctccaatCTGGCCTCCCATCCTTGTCCTGCTCATTTCAACGGCGTTGATATCCCTCCAAGCAGAGTTCATGGTTTCAGCCATCACACCACTTTTGGCATCTGATACGGGCTTGTCAGAGGCGTTTATCGGGCTGATCCTTCTCCCAATTGTCGGCAACGCAGCAGAGCACTTGACAGCTGTCACAGTCGCTctcaagaacaagatggaTCTTGCTATTGGTGTTGCCGTTGGTTCGTCAATACAGATTGCATTGTTTGTCACACCTCTCGTGGTAATACTAGGGTGGGCCATGGGCAAAGATATGAGTCTCTTCTTTACCTTGTTCGAAACGGTGTGCGTGGTTGTCTCGGCGTTCATTGTCAGCTTCCTCGTGCTGGATGGAAGAAGTAATTATCTCGAGGGAGCTCTCTTGGTTGCGGGCTATGTCATGATTGCGGTAGCGGCGTTTTTCTATCCGGATGTTGCTGCGGCAAATTTGCTGGGGGGTGGGCAGGATGAATTGTTGAATGGGGGGCCGGTGAGAGGGACTGGGTGATACCTAGGGCAAAACTGGAGCAGGGACGGTGTCGAGCAGAGACGGCGGTGGGCGTCGAGTAGGAGCAGTCATACGGGAAGGAGCGGTGTCAGGGTTGGTGTTTTACTATTTGCATTGAAGGCGTTTCTTGACAGCCAAGGTCAGGAGTTTGAAGGTTATTgcattcttttctttttgtgttTCCTGGCCGTCTAGCATGTAAGGAATAGAAGAGGTACCGATCATTCACTTTCTCCAACCATTCTTGTCGTCATGATTTTCGTTTTGGGTATCATCATTCGTCGTAACATCAGCTCGTCGTCTCTTCCATTGTT from Podospora pseudoanserina strain CBS 124.78 chromosome 1, whole genome shotgun sequence includes:
- a CDS encoding hypothetical protein (COG:P; EggNog:ENOG503NZGD), with protein sequence MHRIRTWARAKAHGPSPLTGTPPRTHAAEAGNERREGRRDRPAEDTSRNAFTGFWLTIRAILFSSIVNVLLIFVPVGFAVRFAHLPAGVVFGVNAIAIIPLASLLSHATESVASRMGDTVGALMNVTFGNAVELIIFIIALCKDQIRIVQASLVGSILANVLLILGMCFLLGGLRFREQIYNSTVTQTSASLLALSVMSLLIPTVFHASFSKILTADDKVLKISRGTSVILLLVYLLYLVFQLKSHSYLYESTPQHIIEMETRPGPAAHYFHSSSSLDEMDSDHNTSSDENREDEGTGRGRQLEALQLHGTGSAEDTHPDAVTDGHESGQGAPTHSHKKSKKSKHHHKRHHSKRHCDSGEQTQPSIRRVAFEEGPSLEAQPVPTSPRPLSLSFRQLPLFTPRQSGLSINNPSNLPPACPRRARSLPLNRGPPTSSSIFDPSFRFSTANADPPPSTTSAPTTSPDDGRSTTSSKPPIWPPILVLLISTALISLQAEFMVSAITPLLASDTGLSEAFIGLILLPIVGNAAEHLTAVTVALKNKMDLAIGVAVGSSIQIALFVTPLVVILGWAMGKDMSLFFTLFETVCVVVSAFIVSFLVLDGRSNYLEGALLVAGYVMIAVAAFFYPDVAAANLLGGGQDELLNGGPVRGTG